A portion of the Oncorhynchus gorbuscha isolate QuinsamMale2020 ecotype Even-year linkage group LG19, OgorEven_v1.0, whole genome shotgun sequence genome contains these proteins:
- the zp3d.1 gene encoding zona pellucida glycoprotein 3d tandem duplicate 1 produces MAQVAWMFCLFAFIFSAFPFTQVSAEADFNVDRWEGQVHQDYQFAERHLLGNVPVREVIRPRIGEDDATGAPRSEPPYYFLPMFQHSAVPVVDRELFRPVFGKIRFPSIFTTLLFPPQNSPERNHFSPVRNPRGVEVWCGYNQISVRINRSQLRFRCLASMLFLGTCPVTRVTPLFFYFHYDLNDCGSTQTTMNGQLVYSSSLRFSPEPQGPVMRAIPFNLPIQCIYNRFHYSYKVGYVPEVHDRNLLKSMNGKHIFRLTACNEQWEQLSSEEGYMLGEPMYFNASAAFVPKDESVFVDSCFVTSSNDPNATPRLEVIHNFGCMVDSKRKGSQSQFFSRESNVLRFTVDAFLFPQITAKHLYLHCTMTVMKSTSKRSAKSCTYNRAVGRWEELYGPPSVCSCCDSVCEVSEFWPALTSPSVKSLITSKPWRVLEDRKKSFPVQAEERQPDGEERVEETLAVTYRVEKVKFKSLAVAPWEEEKNMSVAVMNKVEEVQEGTFLGEEGVVARKEGSVEEPIEDKRAEKEMIEVAAEEIGTEQVTSSITLEQEPEENTVTVKDVAQWNMSSVTMNAKVSKKAKEQVAGIEGSKVERVAVGQMPLVDEAAAFLQGYMEPAEWREDYQGPALEEELGRFWKPSTKDKLAVLETSVPIGTLTLN; encoded by the exons ATGGCGCAAGTTGCGTGGATGTTTTGTCTGTTTGCATTTATTTTTTCTGCCTTTCCATTCACACAAGTATCAGCGGAAGCTGATTTTAATGTTGACCGATGGGAGGGTCAAGTGCATCAAGACTACCAATTTGCGGAGCGGCACCTCCTGGGCAATGTACCAGTGCGTGAGGTGATCAGGCCTCGGATAGGGGAAGACGATGCCACCGGTGCCCCTCGGTCAGAACCACCATACTACTTTCTTCCCATGTTCCAGCACTCGGCGGTTCCCGTCGTCGATAGGGAATTGTTCAGACCAGTCTTCGGGAAAATACGTTTCCCCAGTATCTTCACCACCCTCTTGTTTCCGCCACAAAATAGTCCAGAGCGCAACCACTTCTCTCCCGTGCGTAATCCGCGTGGAGTGGAGGTGTGGTGTGGGTACAACCAGATCTCCGTGCGCATCAACAGAAGTCAGCTCAGGTTTAGGTGTCTGGCCTCCATGCTCTTCCTGGGCACTTGCCCCGTCACCCGGGTCACCCCACTTTTCTTTTACTTCCATTATGACTTGAATGACTGTGGCAGTACTCAAACG ACCATGAATGGCCAGCTGGTGTACTCCAGCTCACTTCGCTTTTCTCCAGAACCACAGGGGCCAGTGATGAGAGCCATACCTTTCAACCTCCCCATTCAGTGCATATATAATCG ATTCCACTACTCCTACAAAGTTGGCTATGTACCCGAGGTGCATGACCGCAATCTCTTGAAGAGTATGAATGGCAAACACATCTTTAGGCTCACTGCATGCAATG AGCAATGGGAACAATTGTCGTCCGAAGAGGGCTATATGCTTGGGGAGCCAATGTACTTCAACGCCTCCGCTGCTTTTGTCCCCAAAGATGAGAGTGTGTTTGTTGATTCCTGCTTTGTTACGTCATCCAATGACCCAAATGCCACACCTCGCCTTGAAGTCATTCACAACTTTGG ATGTATGGTGGACAGCAAGCGGAAAGGCAGTCAGTCCCAGTTCTTCTCCAGAGAGTCAAATGTCCTGCGCTTCACTGTGGATGCTTTCCTGTTTCCCCAAATCACTGCCAAG CATCTCTACCTGCACTGTACTATGACTGTCATGAAATCCACTTCAAAGCGCAGCGCCAAGTCCTGCACGTACAATAGAGCAGTGGGAAG GTGGGAGGAGCTGTATGGCCCTCCCTCTGTGTGCTCCTGCTGTGATTCTGTCTGTGAAGTGTCAGAGTTTT GGCCAGCCTTGACATCTCCTTCAGTGAAAAGCCTGATCACCAGTAAACCCTGGAGAGTGTTGGAGGACAGGAAGAAGAGTTTCCCCgttcaggctgaggagagacAGCCAGATGGTGAGGAAAGGGTAGAGGAGACCTTGGCAGTCACTTATAGAGTGGAGAAGGTGAAGTTTAAAAGCTTGGCAGTCGCTCCTTGGGAGGAGGAGAAAAACATGTCAGTTGCTGTTATGAATAAGGTAGAGGAGGTGCAGGAAGGGACATTtctaggagaggagggggtggtagCCAGAAAAGAAGGGAGTGTGGAGGAACCGATTGAGGACAAACGGGCTGAGAAGGAGATGATTGAAGTGGCAGCTGAAGAGATTGGCACAGAACAAGTGACATCAAGTATAACTTTGGAACAAGAACCTGAGGAGAATACTGTGACGGTTAAGGACGTAGCTCAGTGGAACATGTCAAGTGTCACCATGAATGCTAAGGTGTCAAAGAAAGCTAAGGAGCAGGTTGCTGGGATAGAAGGGTCAAAGGTAGAGAGAGTGGCGGTTGGACAGATGCCTTTGGTGGACGAAGCGGCAGCATTTCTGCAGGGGTACATGGAGCCTGCCGAGTGGAGAGAAGATTACCAAGGACCAGCCCTAGAGGAAGAGCTGGGGAGGTTTTGGAAACCATCCACAAAG GACAAGCTTGCTGTGCTGGAAACTTCTGTCCCTATTGGAACATTAACTTTAAATTAA